One Schistocerca nitens isolate TAMUIC-IGC-003100 chromosome 1, iqSchNite1.1, whole genome shotgun sequence DNA segment encodes these proteins:
- the LOC126263334 gene encoding uncharacterized protein LOC126263334: MVDAAASLLLLLVVCQAATALPATAADHGQPHRPDRVRRSVVGSVAKAVLDPFNLLGLLRGGSDAHSDSVNVGATLPFGISAGISGSSSDAHSSAGGAASASSNSGGGGKPGHNGDAGSMASVGPACGNNPSCH, from the exons ATGGTGGACGCAGCCGCCTCCCTCCTGCTGCTGCTGGTCGTCTGTCAGGCGGCGACGGCGCTGCCGGCGACCGCTGCAGACCACGGGCAGCCTCACCGTCCGG ATCGAGTTCGGCGCAGTGTGGTGGGGTCGGTGGCGAAGGCGGTCCTGGACCCGTTCAACTTGCTGGGCCTCCTCAGAGGCGGCTCGGACGCGCACAGCGACAGCGTCAACGTGGGCGCCACGCTGCCCTTCGGCATCTCCGCGGGCATCTCCGGCTCCTCGTCGGACGCGCACTCTTCCGCGGGCGGCGCCGCCAGCGCCAGCTCCAACTCCGGGGGCGGCGGCAAACCGGGACACAACGGCGACGCCGGCTCCATGGCCTCCGTAGGGCCAGCCTGCGGCAACAATCCCAGCTGTCACTAG